A genomic stretch from Leishmania donovani BPK282A1 complete genome, chromosome 36 includes:
- a CDS encoding stress-inducible protein STI1 homolog: MEDYKAKGNDAFKAKRYQEAIDWYTKAIELDPNGEASGALYSNRAGSWQNLNNFEKAAVDSKQCIRLRPDWLKGYFRLGVAMESMGKYDEAQKAFQKALQLSPGNEEVMDKLHTVNTKVRERNEKTKSQQCKTPEEAKQLGNSFFKDGKYDQAAEFYTRAIELQTEPVKEKAVYYTNRAACHQQTHMYSLMVDDCNAAIEIDPANVKAYLRRGIAYEGMEKWKLALEDYTKAQSISPGVAGASQGILRCQRVLRN; this comes from the coding sequence ATGGAGGACTATAAGGCCAAGGGCAATGACGCCTTCAAGGCAAAACGGTATCAGGAAGCGATTGACTGGTACACCAAGGCCATCGAGCTGGACCCTAACGGCGAGGCTTCTGGTGCTCTGTACTCGAATCGTGCAGGCAGCTGGCAAAATCTGAATAACTTCGAGAAGGCCGCTGTGGATTCGAAGCAGTGCATTCGCTTACGCCCTGATTGGCTTAAGGGCTACTTCCGCTTGGGTGTCGCCATGGAGAGCATGGGCAAGTACGAtgaggcgcagaaggcgtTCCAGAAGGCGCTCCAACTGAGCCCGGGCAACGAGGAGGTGATGGACAAGCTGCACACCGTTAATACTAAAGTACGCGAGCGCAACGAAAAGACAAAGTCGCAGCAGTGCAAGACCCCTGAGGAGGCCAAGCAGCTTGGCAACTCCTTCTTCAAGGACGGCAAGTATGACCAGGCTGCGGAGTTCTACACCCGTGCGATTGAACTGCAGACGGAGCCCGTcaaggagaaggcggtgtACTACACTAACCGTGCTGCCTGCCACCAGCAGACGCACATGTACTCTCTGATGGTGGATGACTGCAATGCCGCGATCGAGATCGACCCGGCGAATGTGAAGGCGtacctgcgccgcggcatcgcctACGAAGGCATGGAGAAGTGGAAGCTTGCGCTGGAAGACTACACGAAGGCGCAGTCCATTTCTCCCGGCGTGGCAGGCGCGTCTCAGGGTATTCTGCGATGCCAACGTGTTCTGCGCAACTAA
- a CDS encoding fructose-6-phosphate2-kinase/fructose-2,6-bisph os phatase-likeprotein, with amino-acid sequence MVLVHLRASNVYDVGGMNEANTIDFRHMVGVEYHTQREVVRPPPSLTDTNANHVAMVSMGLYRFSNATSPVVIFVSSEERCSMPARFFCTRFVHYFRWIGESVQLFVASKSFQDHRPTPYATQRDTWLQENRRCVSAALDYFDSNPKLGFVATPVAVMFTDCDCADARAALVSLLPPERSFLIRHVRFAEEWESHRQNSYRFIDVSLQRQALRASRSSGSVVCSSLTSFLNSMLPTLYQLYSAEPLEGAPGETLKSFPPIFFTRHGQSEYNVEDRLGGDPDLTETGRIDAEDIAHFFERQVKTNVNLFDHRTTVWEEDGDFEVWCSQLRRTQRTAQPTADILSHGVLKPFKSLNEIHAGICEDMTNEEVKSLYPFIQRFRHTDKVGFRYPDGESYVDLVRRLTPLLNDLNNCMKCVVVVAHQAVLRTMLSFFGGRPVEEAVHVPCPQRTIWACTMNRLGEPQLAEIALSPRQTQDEGPEAHWQGW; translated from the coding sequence ATGGTCCTCGTCCACCTGAGGGCGTCGAACGTGTACGATGTGGGGGGCATGAATGAAGCGAACACCATCGACTTTAGACACATGGTGGGGGTAGAGTACCACACTCAGCGAGAGGTGGTTCGCCCACCGCCGTCTCTCACAGACACTAACGCCAATCATGTGGCGATGGTCAGCATGGGACTATACCGTTTCTCCAATGCGACGAGTCCAGTTGTCATCTTTGTCAGCTCCGAGGAGCGATGCAGCATGCCGGCGCGGTTCTTCTGCACCCGGTTTGTGCATTACTTTCGGTGGATAGGCGAAAGTGTGCAGCTGTTTGTTGCCTCCAAGAGCTTCCAAGATCATCGTCCGACGCCGTACGCGACGCAACGGGATACATGGCTTCAAGAAAACCGACGGTGTGTGTCGGCTGCCTTGGACTACTTCGACTCGAATCCGAAGCTGGGCTTTGTCGCCACTCCCGTTGCAGTTATGTTTACTGACTGCGACTGCGCGGATGCCCGTGCAGCACTGGTGAGTTTGCTCCCCCCTGAGCGCTCTTTTTTAATTCGGCACGTGCGGTTTGCGGAGGAGTGGGAGAGCCACAGGCAGAACTCCTATCGCTTTATCGACGTTAGCCTCCAGCGGCAGGCACTGCGCGCgtcgcggagcagcggcagcgttgtCTGCTCCAGCCTCACCAGTTTTCTCAACAGTATGCTTCCGACGCTGTATCAGCTCTACTCGGCGGAGCCGCTGGAGGGCGCGCCAGGCGAGACACTCAAGTCGTTCCCGCCAATCTTCTTTACCCGCCACGGGCAGTCCGAGTACAACGTCGAGGATCGACTCGGCGGAGACCCGGACTTGACGGAGACCGGCCGAATCGACGCCGAAGACATTGCCCACTTTTTTGAGCGTCAAGTCAAGACGAATGTAAACTTGTTCGACCATCGCACCACCGtgtgggaggaggacggcgactTTGAGGTGTGGTGCAGCCAGCTGCGACGCACTCAGCGCACAGCGCAACCCACCGCCGACATACTGTCCCACGGTGTTCTCAAACCGTTCAAGTCGCTCAACGAGATTCATGCCGGCATCTGCGAGGACATGACCAACGAGGAAGTGAAGTCCCTCTACCCCTTTATCCAACGCTTTCGGCATACTGACAAGGTCGGGTTCCGCTACCCGGACGGCGAATCGTATGTCGACCTCGTCCGCCGACTCACACCTCTGCTGAACGACTTGAACAATTGCATGAAGTGCGTGGTGGTTGTCGCGCACCAAGCCGTGCTCCGTACTATGCTGTCTTTCTTCGGCGGACGGCCAGTAGAAGAGGCCGTGCATGTCCCGTGCCCACAGCGCACCATTTGGGCGTGCACAATGAACCGCCTTGGAGAACCGCAGCTGGCTGAGATAGCGTTGTCGCCTCGCCAGACTCAAGACGAGGGACCCGAGGCCCACTGGCAGGGCTGGTAG
- a CDS encoding leucine carboxyl methyltransferase, putative, whose protein sequence is MALIQTAHDACSRKVHCVRKGYLNDPFVSFFEKDHTIVNSPLMNRGTWLRTTAFENCVRGFATAAGQPIQVINFGAGMDTLYFRLKHSDPQFPVQKFVELDLADLVAEKERIIKRHGEMQSMVGSQYVLVSCDLYDARGVAKALKEHLHGGTPTIMIAEMVFVYIEGSVTTNLLRTVMSDVVEPGTKTMLVTYDAIQPFDRFGKVMVENLQHFGADFKGIGDFPTPEAHAQRCSELGFKAVKSVTMKNLYLGVPRQIQIRLNKLEMIDDWEEWNLMHEHYCFVVACTEDTPLPKLF, encoded by the coding sequence ATGGCGTTGATTCAGACCGCCCATGACGCATGCTCCCGCAAGGTGCACTGTGTCCGCAAAGGCTATCTGAATGACCCGTTTGTGTCCTTCTTCGAAAAGGACCACACCATTGTGAATAGTCCGCTGATGAACCGTGGAACCTGGCTGCGGACAACGGCGTTTGAAAACTGCGTGCGGGGCTTCGCGACCGCCGCCGGACAACCGATCCAGGTAATCAACTTTGGCGCAGGAATGGACACGCTCTACTTCCGCCTAAAGCACAGCGACCCGCAGTTTCCGGTGCAGAAGTTTGTGGAACTCGACTTGGCTGATCTGGTCGCTGAGAAGGAGCGCATCATCAAGCGCCACGGCGAGATGCAATCGATGGTGGGCTCACAGTACGTGCTGGTCTCCTGCGACCTGTATGACGCCAGGGGTGTTGCgaaggcgctgaaggagcaCCTTCACGGCGGCACCCCTACTATCATGATCGCGGAGATGGTGTTCGTGTACATTGAGGGCTCCGTCACCACTAATCTATTGCGAACTGTGATGAGCGACGTTGTCGAGCCTGGCACAAAGACTATGCTTGTCACCTACGACGCGATTCAGCCATTTGATCGCTTCGGCAAGGTCATGGTGGAGAATCTACAGCACTTCGGTGCCGATTTCAAAGGAATCGGCGACTTTCCCACGCCtgaggcacacgcgcagcggtgcagcgagcTTGGTTTCAAAGCAGTCAAGTCCGTCACTATGAAGAACCTCTACCTTGGCGTGCCACGTCAGATTCAAATTCGCCTCAACAAGCTGGAAATGATCGACGACTGGGAGGAGTGGAACTTGATGCACGAGCACTACTGCTTCGTCGTGGCGTGCACCGAAGACACCCCGCTACCAAAGCTTTTTTGA
- a CDS encoding mRNA capping methyltransferase, putative — MSQNRAAAAYDDVTRKRKDDWSSQQVAFRHFNNFVKKALIQFSLDCVLANAAASPSEGAVVLDLASGRGGDIGKWFFMQSPSQSNPRALSAALHTSVYDCYDVSLECINEAERRCKEMIAAMERPPQCCASFTVADCFTESFLRGTLPCSPHFGRYSVVSIQFAFHYACKSLDLIRDVFSAVSDALAPGGVVLITTVDIEMLSKRAAEGTLGNELYSISFPNPPEYAAACNGNALLVTGTEYHFRLDGFVDCPEYVVPHDAVVQIASEARLRLCEGMSKPFSEFVPDYSANWKANKGNKLSPAELELVTLYRALCFVKEKVAL, encoded by the coding sequence ATGTCACAGAaccgggcggcggcggcgtacgATGACGTGACACGAAAGCGGAAAGACGACTGGAGTAGTCAGCAGGTGGCGTTTCGACACTTCAACAACTTTGTAAAAAAGGCCTTGATCCAGTTTTCTCTCGACTGCGTGTTAGCCAacgcggctgcctcgccgtCAGAGGGTGCGGTGGTTCTCGATCTTGCCAGTGGACGAGGCGGGGACATCGGTAAGTGGTTTTTCATGCAAAGTCCGTCGCAGAGCAACCCCCGAGCGCTGTCGGCTGCCCTGCACACCTCCGTCTACGACTGCTACGATGTCTCTCTCGAGTGCATCAACGAGGCGGAGAGACGATGTAAGGAGATGATAGCCGCCATGGAGAGACCGCCGCAGTGCTGTGCCTCGTTCACCGTGGCTGACTGTTTCACTGAGTCGTTTCTACGAGGCACCTTGCCCTGCTCTCCGCATTTTGGTCGCTACAGCGTTGTGTCGATTCAGTTTGCGTTCCACTATGCCTGCAAGAGTCTCGATCTCATCCGCGACGTCTTCTCCGCTGTCTCTGATGCTCTCGCTCCCGGTGGTGTGGTGCTCATCACGACAGTCGACATAGAGATGCTCTCCAagcgggcggcggagggcacGTTAGGCAACGAGCTGTACAGCATCTCTTTTCCCAATCCACCTGagtacgccgccgcctgcaacGGCAATGCCTTGCTTGTCACGGGCACTGAATACCACTTCCGCCTGGATGGCTTCGTTGACTGCCCCGAGTATGTGGTGCCGCACGATGCGGTGGTGCAAATCGCGAGTGAGGCCCGACTGCGGCTTTGCGAGGGCATGTCGAAGCCTTTCTCCGAGTTTGTGCCGGACTACTCCGCAAACTGGAAGGCAAACAAGGGCAACAAGCTCAGtccggcggagctggagcttGTGACCTTGTATCGCGCTCTGTGCTTCGTGAAAGAGAAGGTAGCACTCTAG
- a CDS encoding DNA damage repair protein, putative, translating into MTAMSRSVRDQANSLQHFQQHSRLYFIGQWRTKMEDVFREWFIEHPEWNHGTLEQQRTFVHVDMDAFFCSVQLAKPEYAHLKTKPVGIAAGKYNSDISSCNYVARSYGIHAGMYVNSAKERCPQLVTLGYDLEACERVAKTLYQIIFDLFPTGVKMSMEVYSIDEVMLAADTADYALLQSFCETVRRELFSATGCTASCGIGPNIMLARLATDRGKPNGICVVHAKDVAQTMNALPLECIHGAGESTMEKICRALREQGIIDERTDAGGVTCGSVQKLKREALQRVLGKRQGETFYHLVRGEDGRVVTRTGDPEDQRHLGKRIPNAVGCSMNYAVRPEGVDDVWKIARQLLDDVCTKLRRTDAVAQGLRVTLLERHPLHPKETQKYMGRGKCVEVHLPIKLPHAMAADEVEAMELEIRKVVAPLLVASRAISDAERAAQLGLSSSEMDLVIWTVAIASLRDIVVADLRGMTVQATGLRQKQQAPLTRQRISGQQMTLATGFFNAKRPRTQDGVTVVEPTPAQPPSDTVRERPADSSVDAATLYLLYAQPWPRRDDATAAQWRRGCESACRQLDYPVVKAYLRCALAKLSEWPEPQEAAETFQQLLSFANTRLPAPLNFL; encoded by the coding sequence ATGACAGCGATGAGCCGGAGCGTGCGTGATCAGGCGAACAGCCTGCAGCACTTTCAGCAGCACTCACGACTTTATTTCATTGGGCAGTGGAGGACGAAGATGGAGGATGTGTTTCGTGAGTGGTTCATTGAGCACCCAGAGTGGAACCATGGTAcactggagcagcagcgcaccttTGTCCATGTCGACATGGACGCCTTCTTCTGCTCCGTGCAGCTGGCAAAGCCGGAGTACGCCCATCTGAAGACGAAGCCGGTGGGTATTGCTGCGGGCAAATACAACAGCGACATCTCCTCCTGCAACTACGTGGCGCGCTCGTACGGCATTCACGCCGGGATGTACGTGAACTCTGCGAAAGAGCGCTGCCCACAGCTGGTAACCCTCGGCTACGACCTCGAGGCATGCGAGCGCGTCGCCAAGACTCTCTACCAAATCATCTTCGATTTGTTTCCCACGGGTGTAAAAATGTCAATGGAGGTGTACAGTATCGATGAGGTGATGCTGGCAGCTGACACCGCCGACTACGCTTTGCTACAGTCCTTCTGCGAGACCGTTCGCAGGGAGCTGTTCAGCGCAACAGGGTGCACGGCTTCATGCGGAATCGGGCCCAACATTATGCTGGCGCGCCTCGCCACAGACCGCGGCAAGCCGAACGGGATTTGCGTTGTCCACGCCAAGGACGTGGCACAGACCATGAACGCACTTCCGCTGGAGTGCATTCACGGTGCGGGGGAGAGCACGATGGAGAAAAtctgccgcgcgctgcgtgaGCAGGGCATCATAGACGAGAGGACTGACGCGGGCGGCGTCACGTGCGGGTCTGTGCAAAAACTGAAGCGTGAGGCTTTGCAGAGGGTTCTTGGCAAGAGGCAGGGCGAGACATTCTACCATCTAGTCCGTGGCGAGGACGGCCGCGTCGTCACGCGCACGGGCGATCCGGAGGACCAGCGGCATCTAGGTAAGCGGATTCCCAACGCTGTTGGTTGTTCCATGAACTACGCGGTGCGTCCTGAGGGGGTGGACGACGTATGGAAGATTGCGCGTCAACTGCTGGACGATGTGTGTACCAAGCTGCGGCGCACCGATGCAGTTGCCCAGGGGCTTCGCGTCACCCTACTGGAACGGCATCCGCTGCATCCGAAGGAGACGCAAAAGTACATGGGCCGCGGCAAATGTGTGGAGGTGCATTTGCCAATCAAGCTTCCGCACGCGATGGCGGCtgacgaggtggaggcgatggagcTGGAAATCCGGAAGGTGGTCGCCCCGTTGTTGGTTGCGTCGCGGGCTATATCCGATGCGGAGCGGGCGGCACAGCTGGGCCTCTCGTCAAGCGAGATGGACCTCGTGATTTGGACCGTCGCTATCGCGTCTCTGCGTGATATCGTCGTCGCGGATTTGCGTGGAATGACGGTGCAGGCGACGGGCCTccggcagaagcagcaggcgccTTTAACACGTCAGCGCATCAGTGGGCAGCAGATGACCCTTGCAACTGGCTTCTTCAACGCGAAGCGACCGCGCACACAGGACGGAGTGACAGTGGTGGAACCCACACCCGCGCAGCCTCCATCTGACACTGTGCGTGAGCGACCTGCTGATAGCAGTGTAGACGCCGCGACACTCTATCTGTTGTACGCTCAGCCGTGGCCACGTCGTGATGACGCTACAGCGGCGCAGTGGCGTCGCGGCTGCGAGAGTGCCTGCCGTCAACTCGACTACCCTGTTGTGAAGGCATATCTTCGCTGTGCCCTGGCGAAGCTATCCGAGTGGCCCGAGCCGCAGGAGGCCGCAGAAACCTTCCAGCAGTTGCTCTCCTTCGCGAACACCCGTCTTCCGGCGCCGCTCAACTTCTTGTGA